A stretch of DNA from Mesorhizobium onobrychidis:
AGAACCGGGATTTTGCCTCAACGACGGCAATGTTCTTCATGACGCCCCCAAAAAACTGACCATATGGCCAGAATATAAGCGAAGGTGACCTGTCGTCCAAGCGGTCAGAACACGAGCTGCTCAGAATGTCCGCTAAGGTCGAACGGAGCATGAACATCATGCCGCCCGTCGGATTGGTGCTGGCAAGCGAAGCGATCGACGCCTTCGGGCATCTGGTGCTCAGAATCCCAGGTGAGGTTGATGTGTTCCCAACTGCGTGGCGATACGTGTTTGAGTAGGTCATTCGGGATAGTCCGCACTGCGCAGGTGCGTCGCTGCTTGGTCAAGATAGACGGAGTTCCATGAACGATGGCGCTGACGACGAAATTGAGACCGGAAGCGCGGGATGCCTTGGCTCTAGAATCCCACTTAGTCGGTGGATGCCGTTTCAGGGACTGACCCTCACGAAGCCCTCCCTTTCGCAACGTTCAGGTTGGTCCCTCAGACTGACAGCCCAACGCCGGATTGGGCAGTAGGGCGCCCCTTGTTCCACTGATGAGCACTTTGCACAATTGCGCTGTTAACTAAATCTTTTAACCCGCCAATGCTTATTTGCGAAGCTGAAGGCGTGAGGTGATCGATGGGTGAATCAAATATAATCGCGTTTCCGCTGCATCGTCGGCGGAAATTGGTCGAAGGTATCGCGCGGGTTCTGGAATCCAAGGACGGGGAGGACGCGAACGCGTTCTGGCGCAGCACCGTCAAGACAATTCTCGTCCAACTGTCCGAATCAGGAATTGGACCGGGGCTCGCCGAACAGGAAATTGGAATGCTTCTCCGTTCTGTCTTACGCGACATAGCCACCCGGTCTGCGAAACTGGCACGATAGCATCGGCTCGCGAGGAAGGCTTGCCGTGTGAGAACCCCGGGGCCAGGAAAGACCCTCGACCTAATCCTGTTGCCTGGCACGGCGGCCGCGAGCGCAGCAAGCCCATGAGTACTTCGAACATTCGTGGCGATCGGCTCAACGCGACGATTCCGTGGTGTTCGGGCAACCTGCCTGCGACCAAGAGCGAAACGGAGGGAAAACGGCCATAATCGCCAGCATCGGGTCGATGCCGCTGAAAAAGTCGATTCTGTTTTCTTGATGTTTGCCAGGAGAACGGACGATCATGGCTGGTCGCTAATGTCCAATCGGCGAGCTCGGTTTCGTCTTCTGCTGCTCGGCAACAGGAACTCTTGAACCCAATCCAGCTTTCACCAACTCCATTTTTACGCGTCGCCCGCGCTATAGACGCCGCGACGTATACAGCGCCCCTCTCAGAGTGGGTGTGAGCGCGGGATTCCGTACGAGATCCGATGTGTTGGCAGGGAGGCCTGAAATGCGCCGGGATTATCGGAACTGGGATGCTGTGATGTTTGGTCGGGCATCGGATTCATTCTGATTCTATGGTCCACGCCGATCCTCAAGGCCCTAAGCGAGTGATTCAGAAAGACAGGGCGGCGCTTAGCACGCCCTCCGGTATCGAATGTGAATTGTCAGAAGCAGCCGAACTGCAAATCCGCATCCCGCCCTCGACACTGGTGACAACCAAAGTGCGAGAGCTTCCGCGAGTGACTTCGAGAGCCCAGTCGATGTCCCGAAAAGCGTGAAGAGGCTCCTAGTCGCCTCTGATCTTGAACCCCAGTTTCTATCCCTTTGAGTTCGTTTCCGGCATTGGTGTGCCCTGCTGGGCGGGTGAAGCGACGGGCGCTGGCGCGGAGCCTTTCGCATAGCGCAGCGCGAGCGACCGTCGCGGACTGAAGGTGGTGGCAACTCGGCCGGTGTCTACCAGGCTCTATGGCAGGAAGGCCTCGCGGTCGGTTCGAGGCGCATCGTATCCTCCGCGAAGCAGCACGCGAAATTATCGTCACAAGCCTTATAAGCGCTTCGCGTTCGACGCTGTCCAATTTCCGACAATGTCGGATACGGAGTCCGATCCACCGGATTGCGATTAAATGGTTTTCGCATCTGGCACAGTACATGCACGTTGTCGGCGAACACGTGATCGACCAATAAGATGTCACATGATCAGCTCATCATAAACGCCGCCACGGAAAAAATTACTTCGCCCGATGCTTATCGCCCGTCTCGTCACCACAACCGGAGCCATCGATGTCTGAAGGGCTGCCCAGGATACCTACTGCGACCGCGCTTGCCCTGGTGACGGACTACTCCGGCTACCCCTTTACCGACGAGGGTAAATTGACGGATTTCCTGCTTGATGACGGCATGCAGGTCGTCATCCCCCGATCACCTTCGCCGATCGTCGCCCATATGGTGTGGTGGAAAGTCGGCAACATCGCGCCCACTGAGGAGATTCCAATGTCTGAAGCGAGTCAGGAAAAGTTGGACGCATTCTTGGGGAAAATGATCGGCGATCTTGGTGCGATCGCTACGGGCGCGGGAGTCGTGCTGGGAGACAGACTCGGCCTGTTCAAGGCATTGCGCGAAGGCGGCAAGATGACGGCCGCCGAACTTTCGACACGCACCGGCACCCAGGAACGCCTTGTAAGGGAATGGCTTTCCGGGCAGGCGGCTGCGGGCTACGTCGACTACGATGAAGCCAACGACGAGTTCTATCTCAACGCCGAGCAGGAACTGGTGTTCGCCGACGAAGATAGCCCGGCCTTCATGGCTGGCGCATTCGAGTTCCTATCCGCGCTGTGGCTCGATGAAGAAAAGGTCAGGCAGGCATTTCGGTCCGGTAAGGGCGTTGCATGGCACGATCATAGCGCGTGTCTGTTTCGCGGCACGGAACGGTTCTTCCGGCCAGGCTACAATGCCAATCTGATCGACTCCTGGCTGCCCGCTCTGGAGGGCGTGGTCGAGAAGCTCGAACGCGGCGCGGCGGTCGCGGATG
This window harbors:
- a CDS encoding DUF6074 family protein gives rise to the protein MGESNIIAFPLHRRRKLVEGIARVLESKDGEDANAFWRSTVKTILVQLSESGIGPGLAEQEIGMLLRSVLRDIATRSAKLAR
- a CDS encoding class I SAM-dependent methyltransferase encodes the protein MSEGLPRIPTATALALVTDYSGYPFTDEGKLTDFLLDDGMQVVIPRSPSPIVAHMVWWKVGNIAPTEEIPMSEASQEKLDAFLGKMIGDLGAIATGAGVVLGDRLGLFKALREGGKMTAAELSTRTGTQERLVREWLSGQAAAGYVDYDEANDEFYLNAEQELVFADEDSPAFMAGAFEFLSALWLDEEKVRQAFRSGKGVAWHDHSACLFRGTERFFRPGYNANLIDSWLPALEGVVEKLERGAAVADVGCGHGASTVLMARAFPNSRFVGFDYHAPSIERARKAAEEAGVGANTRFEVAAAKTYPGTYDLVAFFDCLHDMGDPEGAATHVHGSLKPDGTWMIVEPFAHDHLAANLNPVGRVYYAASTFLCTPASVSQEVGLGLGAQAGEARLRKVVTAGGFKRFRRAAETPFNLVLEARP